In Tribolium castaneum strain GA2 chromosome 8, icTriCast1.1, whole genome shotgun sequence, the genomic window AAACTACGTAAGTATGGAAGTTGCGCTTGGTGGCTCTGCTGGGGTCCAGTGGTTCTTCGCTGGGCTCTCCCTGGGGGCTGTGCTCTTCACGTTCGTGTTCCTGCCCGAGACGCATCGGAAGAAGTTGTCCGAAATCGAAGACTACTTCAAACACAATACCATTTACCTCGGACAGAAGACAAAGGAGACGCCTGTTAGCGACAAGAATGAGattgataatttaataaagcaTGTTTGATTTAtcttatttgtgtttttgagcGGAATTTTTCGACTGATTGGAGTTGGAGTGAAGAAAGTGTGGGTCTTTAATCTTTATCTGCGATTACCTAAGTGCTTATTGCAAATTATcgtattttgttaaaatgtctATGGTCGAGTGTTGTTGTTAGTTTAAGTAAGTATAAGTAACTCTccgatttttattgttatttagtAAAATGGACCCTCTTAGGTATGTATTTTGAACCGCACGTGTGTTGTCCTAATTCGCCACTTTGTTTTCCAGTGGAAGTTGCTACAATCTCAAGTAAGTATTGAACAATGCcgtttttcgattttcttGAATTGTCTCCATCTGATTAATTTGAGTGGCTGACACTTTAGATAACAAAGTCAAAAATCTCATTTTTATCTAGTTTTAACCGACTCAAAGCCTGGTCAAACATTAAGGTCAAAATTTCTACATTAACCTGTctagtttgaaaaattatgaaattaacattaaatcggaatttatttgaatttattaaatccTTTGTGTGGgaattaaaaacacacatttttGTGGTGCTATCGGGTTAAAGTttataaagataaagaaatcGTAATATTGTTGCAAAACAGGTGAATCTGGGGTCTTGTACGTATTTCCTATTTACGAATAATTTGACTCGAATAATGAggccacaaaaataaaaaacccggattaaaaaaataaacaaatcgtTATCGTAAAAAATGAAGGTCCATTCCAAATTCTCACTTGACGTATTGTTGCTACTTGCAATAATGCTTAATCTAACTtaataagaaattaatttggaaaatttaaactcttgagttgattttattttcaattatatttaaaaaattaatacataaAACACAATCTTTTCTAATCTAGCCTGTACACGAAATAATGCCAAGAATCTCCAataatatgaaaaaaagttaatggGGAAAGGGATCGAACCTAAGAACTCCGAATTTTTGAGAGAACAAAATTCATGCGCGtatttgctgtttcaaaactacaaaaacgccaacgtcgcattttaccaaattattttttttataagattgtaaaaattgtaaaatagttattaatgattagatgtctcattgaaagtataaattaccttAGCTATTATTTCCTTGAAGTgcgtgaataatttataacagctaattttgagagaaaatgcgacgttggcgtttttatagttttgaaacagctaatatatcttctttattataaaacataCACAATTGAAACAAAGTCAATTTACACGTATCATTATGTTATCGtctccaaattttaattaaatttgcgaaactttcattgaaaaatttaaaataaaaaagatatttgATTTGTCGAGTTctgttgttaaaattaacacacgtatttctgatacaccctgtatttgagaaaaatgtacaaaaagtATGGATGACGGAAAGACGCAAGATACAGGTaagatagaaaaaataaacgactaagaaaaaattattaaaacaaaaatcgaaGGTcgaaatattattatatatattatattattatatatattatatattattctAGCTTTTTTGATCagtttttcacatttttatttttcattttttaattttatgtgtcatatctgtatttttatttttcatattatTAAGGAGAtagtaattttaatcaaaaaatcagTAAAGTAGATAGAAATAAATGATCTTTTGACTGGTTTAGAGTGGCTTATCTAGTTTTACAAGAGAAACTTATTCTGTGAAACACtgcgataaaaaaatcacctatcattaagttaaaattacgttatttCAAGGTAAAAACTCTGttattttgcgaatttttttttctatggtAACAGAGTTAAAAATACGGCGTAAAGaacacagtattttattatttttcatggcaataaatttataggtatgtatttattaatgttaacttaattacaatttattaatattaatttaaaagtttaccaAACGAGCcagtttacatttttgtgcaaaattacAGTTTGTATTGTTTCGTTTTATCTTTACAAAAGTTCGCTAAATGTCGAAAAGTGTACAGGGTGTTGCATTTTAGATGTCCGAATAGGGGATCTCAGCAACTAgaagtttagagaaaaacgagtgacacattcttgGAAccgtttttttagaaaataatgtaGCTCAAAACCGCATCTCACTATagtcttttgtttttgaattataaacaaaagtaggcatttttgcgaaatctttcttgcaaaaattcatatcttccttattataaaaggtACATATTTGAAACACAGGCATTATTCAGACactttttttacagagaatttagtaatgttatcagcgattatttttaatcattcgtttagctgtagtaacataaagttgtatttttctaaatgttaatcatagttggctatgacattttcgaaaagcttattttttctgaactataaacaatataaatacaatttCATATGTTTatatatgtttgataaaaaatatagttaaaatatttgaaagaagTTGgctatggaaaaattatttcacataaaaagtgtgaataatctagaaattacAGAAATTACTAGAAATACAGATGAggtttgattttggtgtttggattcacatttttttgtaaaataaaataaaagatttttctttttccaacatttcatgtttaattagaaaataaaatgacaatgtaagcttgccattttaaaactaaaaacaaacaatttttattaaatgcaaaaatttgatctaactactataatttattatgctgtttttgaattcattagtgtttaaaaaaccattaaattataaatacttgttgggtaatatatttttcatagttttaattgaaaatactaaattttttcatgggttagtcaagttttacactcaggcactttatacctctttattctgtatctaaaattctagaaaaaacctatataattttattgtatagaagaacgttttgaccaatttttaaaatgtttacttgtatggtgtgttttttcactttcgcttagttaactatagtctaatgtcaacgattttttgtctatagttgtattttgaggtagtgcatcaaagtgcctaattaaatttgcgaaaaaatatgtcgttgatttttaatttgggtTTTGATATTGGAACAGCTTTTTTCCCATGAATTTTGGTAGAATTGTAAATCACTTCCACAAAAGGTCACTATCAGGAtggtggttttcaaaaatttattgcatttgtcgtaaaattggcACGTGATCATTGTTGAATCTGAAGGTTGAGGCAgctggtaagaatttttcaggcccggattcccatttattttatctgtttattGCAAATGTTAATCTTTAAATCTTGCGGTAAGGGTTCATGCGAATTGTAAACGAAGAATTCGTTTGTGCTTAGACCAAAATAGTCATCAATTTAAACATCTGaggtaatatttttataaaaacatttttaacacgttAGTGTGCTTATTCCGGTCCTGGCTTTAAAACCGCCCGATGGGACCGTGCCgctagttgtaaaatttctgcaGTCATTACTGTTATTGAGGTAGGTAGTGGGTCCTTTTGTAGCGAAGATTTATTACTACTCAATCTTGTCCTTCATAAATTAGTTTGAAATTGccaattaataatataaaaatagcttttaatcaaattctaacgatttttttcaagtcaaatttttgcagaacaattttatttcgcatttccgatccattgatgtaaaaaacaaccaatgtgattttttggtcaaatggtttttttcttttttattgaacaaataaattaatagaaaaatagtttttccccctagcgagattggatatcagtgcagtggaaaatatttatttcatatttttttctctcttctaagaggtgtaaagtgcctgagtgtaaaacttgacgaacccggtacaaagaaaaagcgaaatgttgttttttttaatatttaaaaataatatattacacaaatagacatatcaaataagaaaaaataaggtTTTCAATGATttctattcaaaaaaataaaactttatgttgTTACAgctaaaaaaatcgttgataacattattttctgtaaaaaagtgtctttgtttcaaatgtgtatgttttataataagaaaaatatgatttttttaagatttcgctaaagtaacaacttttgtttataagtcgatgcggttttttccaaaattattttcgcaaaAACCGGATCcaaaaatgtgtcactcgtttttccctcaacctcttagtttcggacatccaaaatgcagcaccctgtacaattgccagtttaaaaaatgcttagattttctatttattattttaattgtacgAACTGAGAAAcagaaattttaagtttttccgAGAGTTGTTCTAATATTTTTCATCCATCACCAGCTCACGAAGACTCTCAAGCCAGATCCTCGCCCAAcaaaaaatcgaccaaaaatACTCACAAATTTCAGGCAGCGTTATCACACTCAGCAAATATGAACAACGCAACTTCAAGAATCTCACACCACAAGTACGTccaaaaaattccaaacaaCCCTTAATCCGATTTTTGCAGTTACTAGCCGCTGTTTTAGTCACTTCCTACCATGTCTCGATTGGAATCTCGTTGGCATTCTCCGCCATAGTCCTCCCCCAGCTCAAATCTCACCCCGAATTTAAAGTCAGCGAATGCGAGGCGTCATGGATTGGTATTACCAACccattagatttttttttattgtaaaataatattaatttttagcaagcATTGTCGCCTTGAGCACCCCCCTGGGAAGCCTCATCGTGGGCTTCCTCATGGACCAATACGGCCGCCTCAAGACCCTCGCCATGGCCTCCATTCCTGCGATCAGTGGCTGGGTCCTGATCGCTCTTTCTGACAACGTCCTTTTACTGATAACAGGACGCGCGTTGGTTGGTTTCGCCTCAAGCATCGGCTCGAGTCCTGCGGTGGTTTATTTGACCGAAATCGCCCGAAAGGACATGCGAGGATCGTTGATTTGTTTCGCCCAAGCTTTAACCTCCCTCGGGATGGTGCTAGCCTTCATCATGGGCTATTTCCTGGACTGGAAACAAGTCGCCTGGTTCACGAACATCTTCATCGTAATCCCGTGCATCCTCGTGTTCTTCATCCCGGAAAGTCCCGCCTGGCTCGTGTCGAAAAACCGGATAGAAGAAGCGAAAAAATCACTGCTTTGGATCAACAAATACCAAACGGTGCAGTTGTCACTCGTTCAGCTCTCGCTTCTCCAAAGGGAACACGAGTTGAAGGAGAGCGAGACGAGCAAAATGGACACGATCAAGGAGTTGGGCAAACCAACAGGGTATAAGCCGCTTCTGATCCTGACTGGACTTTTCCTGTTCCAGCAATTTTCCGGGATTTTCACCTTCCTGTTTTACTCGATCACGTTTTTTCAAGAGGTGGGTTCAACGATGAATCCCTATCTCACGTCGATTTTCATCGGAATCGTACGCTTTGTCATGTGCATGGTCAACACCTACGTCCTGCGAACGTACGGCAGGAGACCGTTGGTCATCTTGAGTTGTTTCGGGATGTCTGTCAGCATTTTCCTCTCCGGGTTTTTCACCCATTGGGTCAAAACCGGTGTCACTACACTCACGTGGCTTCCTGTCCTCTTCCTCCTACTTTTCGTGTTCACTTCAATGATCGGTTTGGTCCCAATTCCCTACACAATGACCGCGGAATTGTTCCCCCTGGAGATAAGAGGGGTAGCGCACAGTATTTCCACGTGTCTTGCCAGTATTTTCACCTTTGCGTCTCTACAGCTGTATCCAGTGATGTATCAAGGCTTTGGGGGTATTCATGGAGTCCAGTATTTCTTCGCAGGGGTCACTTTAATAGCCGCGTTCTACGTCTATGTGTTTTTGCCCGAAACTCACCAAAAGAAGTTGTCCGAAATTGAGGACTATTTCAACAAACCTCCAAAGGCTGAAaagcaacaaaaacaaatcgtgCAAGAGGTGTAAAAAGACTCGATTgtgtacaatttttaataaaataaagcattgTGATAACACTTAAACCTACGATTGTTTGCATGGAATATGAAATTTCTGGGTCAAATGTGTCGACCGCTTTTGCATACAAATTAGTGTAAATATTTCTTACGCAATTTGGGcaagaaaaattgcaaaaggtTAAACAACGGATCAaaggatattttttaaattaaattgatttgatgaaaaatttaGTTAGACACGAAATCGGAAAACTCATTCTGCTATTGCACTTTGAAATCGAATTAATGGAGAATTAGCGCCCTCAAAAGTTGGGTTTTTTCAGACAAGTTTGGTAATCACTGGCAAAAACAAATCAAGTGGGTTTgaaaattacttaatttttgcatttacaatcaatacaaaacattttcttaagGATAATccgaaaaacttaaaattccAATTTGTTAAAGTAGAGGtggacaaaaaatattaaaatacaaaatggcattattatttgctttgtttttgtgtttttgagtAATAGCAAATTAAGCTAAAAATATGTTCAATTTACCTAGTGACTTTTTTAAGATGAAATTGCTAGTTATGCTAAGAAAAGATAGGAAAAATATGTTTTCCTGACGAGATAATGaacacaaaatttgtaaaatttgttgaGGGATTTATGTGAGTGTAGAAAACTGCTACATTTCCTAATTTATTCACAGAGACCGGATCTTAAGAAAGTTTTCCAACACGCAATTTTTAAGGGCTTTTCTAAAActccaaataaataaaaataaaatataataaataaatttgttttggtaaaaatggaaatatttgacaccctttttatttttcctaaactCTTAAACTgaattctttttaaatatcttgtaGTTGTGTTTAACCTTcctaatttgaaatatttgtttcaatttttttttattagtatttagtttaaaatcattacaagtttttc contains:
- the LOC659990 gene encoding facilitated trehalose transporter Tret1; this encodes MDPLSGSCYNLNSRRLSSQILAQQKIDQKYSQISGSVITLSKYEQRNFKNLTPQLLAAVLVTSYHVSIGISLAFSAIVLPQLKSHPEFKVSECEASWIASIVALSTPLGSLIVGFLMDQYGRLKTLAMASIPAISGWVLIALSDNVLLLITGRALVGFASSIGSSPAVVYLTEIARKDMRGSLICFAQALTSLGMVLAFIMGYFLDWKQVAWFTNIFIVIPCILVFFIPESPAWLVSKNRIEEAKKSLLWINKYQTVQLSLVQLSLLQREHELKESETSKMDTIKELGKPTGYKPLLILTGLFLFQQFSGIFTFLFYSITFFQEVGSTMNPYLTSIFIGIVRFVMCMVNTYVLRTYGRRPLVILSCFGMSVSIFLSGFFTHWVKTGVTTLTWLPVLFLLLFVFTSMIGLVPIPYTMTAELFPLEIRGVAHSISTCLASIFTFASLQLYPVMYQGFGGIHGVQYFFAGVTLIAAFYVYVFLPETHQKKLSEIEDYFNKPPKAEKQQKQIVQEV